In Gammaproteobacteria bacterium, the genomic stretch AGCAGCTTATCTATCATAAAATAAACTAACTTCAAATTTACCAAGGTCTAATGAACGGTGTATCATACCGCCAATGATCTGACGGATTTCCTGCCAAAACCAACTTTGGAAGACCTGACACCTAGGGGGAAAAATGAAAAAGTTGCAAGGAACCTTCGCTGTGGCCATGCTGCTTTCAGCAACGCTGCAATCGGCGAACGCAACGGAAATGCCTCAACTTGCCAAGAAAAGTGGCTGTACGGCCTGTCACGCCATAGACCACAAGATCGTGGGGCCGGCCTGGGTTGATGTCGCCAAACGCTATAAAGATTTGGAGGCAGCTCGGGGGGTTTTGATCGAGCGGGTTAAAAAAGGCACCAAAGGCAACTGGACGGACGTAACCAAGGGCGTGCCCATGCCGCCGTACTCGCCGCGCGTAACGGACGAAAATATCGAAAAGTTAGTGGATTTTATCCTGTCGTTGTAAGCCAACGATTGTCAGGCCGCGATCGTTTGGTCGCGGAAGTGGCGCAGCAGCCGGCCAAATTCCTCCGGGTCTTTGATGTGGGTTAGCTCGCCTGGCTGGGGGTTGTGCATGTCGAGCAAGCGCGACAGGTAGAACCGCAACGCCGCCCGACGTAAAGCCCAATCGAATGCCTGCTGTTCGGCGTTGGTCAGCGGTCTGACGGACTGATACCCGGCGAGCATGGCGTCAACCAGATTCGCTTCCAGCGAACCCTCATGATCTCCACACCAGTCGTTAATGCAAATGGCCAGATCAAACAGCCAATGATCGACGCTGGCCGCGTACCAGTCCAGTACCGCCGACACCTGATCACCCAGCATCAGGCAGTTATCGCGGAACAAATCGCCATGAATGACGCCGCCAGGCAAGTCATCCACCCAGTGATGTGCCTGGAAATCCAGTTCTGTCTGGATCAGGGCGCGTTGGGTTCCGTCAATTTGCCCACCCAGCGCCTGAAAACTGCGTTTCATCCACTTCAGGCCGCGCAGGTTGGATTCGGGACCTGCGGGAAAATCGCGACAGGCCAAGTGCAATTGCGCCAGCACCGCGCCAACAGCGAATGCTTGCTGGGGAGACACGCTGAAAATGCTGCGGCCAGGCTGGAACTGGATGAGCGCGGCGGGTTTGCCTTTGAGCGTGGTGACCAACTGACCATGATGATTGGCGATGGGCAGCGCAATGGGCAAGCCTTGCTGGTACAAAAACTGTTTCAGTTGCAGAAAATAGCGGACTTGCTCGCTGCTGAGGCGCTCGAAAATTGTGAGCACATACTTGTCGCGAGTTGTCTGTAACTGGAAATTGGTATTGATGATGCCGCTGTGGATGCCGGTAAAGGAATCAAGCTGGCCGATATCATAGCCATGCGAAAAATCGAGCAGCTCTGCCCAGGTTAGTGAGGTGTAAACAGACATAATGTGCGAGTGAGCCTTACCAGCTGAACAGTACCCAGCGTGGAATCAGCATATGAGGATCAAGATCCGACTTGCGTTGATCCAATTCGCCATCACCGTTTGAATCGACCAAAAAGTAGGAAGGACCTTTTTTGGGCGTAACCTTGATCATGTACAGATTACCGTTGACGCGGTATTCCTCAATGATGGATTCATTCTGCTGGGAACGAATGGTGATTTCAGGTTCAACATCGTCACCTTCGGCCTGAGCAGAAGGCAACCACGCCAATGTGGCCAAAGTGGCCAAGAGTAGAGTTCGCAAGGTTGTCATACCCTGATTATAAACAGTTGGACACGGCTTGGCCAACGCTACAAATCAAGCATGATTTCCGCTTCCTCGGCGCTGGGCTCAAAACCACTGTGTTCGTAGTGATTAAAAATGGCTTCGACAATCTCCTTCGGGTCATCCAGTAGCTGAATCAATTGCATGTCTTCGGGATTGATCATGCCCTCAGCAATCAGGCTGTGCTCAAACCAGCTCAGCAAGCCCTGCCAAAAGGGTTTATTCACTAGAATGATCGGAATGCGGCGGGATTTGCGGGTTTGCACCAGGGTGAGAATTTCCGCCAGCTCGTCCAGGGTACCAAACCCGCCAGGCATGACCACGTAGGCAGCGGCGTACTTGACGAACATCACCTTGCGCGAAAAAAAGTGACGGAAGCTCAGGGAAATATCCTGATAGGGATTGCCCACCTGCTCTTTGGGCAGTTGGATGTTCAGGCCGATGCTGGGCGACTTACCCTCAAACGCACCTTTGTTGGCGGCCTCCATGATGCCGGGGCCGCCACCACTGACAACGCTAAAACCAGCGTCAGATAAAGCGCGGGCGATGTCCTCGGTTTGTTTATAATAGGGGTGGTCGACCGGGGTTCGGGCCGAGCCAAAAATACTTACCGAAGGCCGGATTTGCGCCATGCGCTCAAAGCCTTCGACGAATTCGGCCATGATTTGAAAAATTTTCCACGACTCACGGGATAACATCGTATCGCTTGCCGGAGCCATCCCCGGATGTGACAACTTGTGCTGTGACGTCATATGTTTTCCTAAAATTTTGCTAGGTGCTATGAACAATAAACCCCTGATACTCGTTGATGGCTCGTCCTATCTATACCGCGCCTTCCATGCCATGCCCAATTTCAGCAACTCCAAGGGCGAGCCCACTGGCGCCATCTACGGTGTCATCAACATGATGAAGCGCTTGCTGCGCGACTACGACACCGACCGAGTCATTATGGTTTTCGACGCGAAAGGCAAAACCTTTCGCGATGAAATGTATCCAGAATACAAAGCCAATCGGCCATCGATGCCCGACGAGCTGCGCGGCCAGATCGAACCCATTCACCAGATCCTGCAGGCGATGGGGTTTCCCATCCTGATGATCGAAGGGGTCGAGGCTGACGATGTAATCGGTACCCTCGCCGCCCACGCCAGCCAGGCCGGTCAGCGCACCATCATTTCCACCGGCGATAAGGACATGGCGCAGTTGGTCAACGAGCACGTGCAACTGGTCAACACCATGACCGAAACCCACATGGACATCGACGGCGTGGTGGAAAAATTCGGCGTGCCGCCACAGCTGATTGTCGACTACCTGGCATTGATTGGAGACAAGGTCGACAACATCCCCGGCGTCCCCAGTTGCGGTCCCAAGACCGCAGTGAAGTGGTTGACCACTTACGGCTCACTGCAGGGCGTGATTGACCATGCAGATGAAATTGGCGGCAAAGTGGGTGAAAAATTACGCGAGACCCTGCCGCAGTTGCCCCTCTCCTATCAACTGGCGACCATCAAATGCGACGTGCCGCTGGAGGCTTCTCTCGACAGCCTGCGCATGTCGACACCGAACAATGCGGTACTGGCTGACCAGTTCCAGCGTTGGGAATTCCGCACCTGGTTGCGCGAGGTCAAACAGGCCGGTACCGTCCAGCAGGAAATGGATTTGGGCATGCCCGAGATTGAAGAGGAGTTGCCTGCCTCCTCGCCTGCGACGGTAAAGCGCAACTACCAGATCATTACCGAGCAAGCCCAGCTGGACGATTGGCTGCAACGACTAAGTACCGCCACACTGTTCGCCTTTGACACCGAGACCACCAGCCTGGAGTACATGCAGGCACAGATCGTCGGCGTGTCTTTTGCCATTGAGCCGGGCGAAGCGGCCTATGTGCCCCTGGCCCACGACTACGACGGCGCGCCTGCGCAACTGGATCGTGCCAGCGTATTGGCCCAGCTCAAGCCGCTGCTGGAAAACCCGGCACAGACCAAGATCGGCCAAAACCTGAAATACGACATGAACGTGTTGGGCAACTACGGCATTGCCCTGCGCGGCATTGCGTTTGACACCATGCTTGAGTCCTACGTGCTCGACTCTGTGGGTCGTCACGACATGGATTCGCTGGCGGAAAAGCATCTGGGCGAAACCACCATTCACTTTGAGGATATCGCCGGCAAGGGCGCAAAGCAGAAAACCTTCAACCAGATCGAGGTGGCGGTGGCCGGTGAATATGCCGCCGAGGACGCCGACATCACCCTGCGCTTGCACCGGGCGTTGTGGCCACAGCTCGGCAAGACCCAAACCCTGCCCAAGGTGTTCAACGAGATTGAATTGCCGCTGGTGACGGTGCTGTCCCGACTGGAGCGCAATGGAGTGTTGGTGGATGCTAACTTACTGGCTATCCAAAGTGGTGAACTAACCCAACGGCTGGCCGAGGTTGAGCAACAGGCCTACGATCTGGCCGACGGTGCCTTCAACCTCAATTCGCCCAAGCAGATTCAGGAGATCCTGTTCGAAAAACAGGGCATCCCGGTCATCAAAAAAACCCCGGGCGGGCAGCCCTCCACTGCCGAGCCGGTACTGCAGGAACTGGCGGAAAACTATCCGTTGCCTCGTCTGATTCTGGAGCACCGCAGTCTGGCCAAGCTCAAGTCGACCTACACCGACAAACTGCCGCAGATGATAGACGCGAACACCGGTCGAGTGCATACCTCCTACCATCAGGCGGTGGCGGCCACCGGGCGTTTGTCCTCTTCTGATCCTAACCTGCAGAACATTCCGGTGCGTACCCAGGAAGGGCGGCGGATTCGTCAGGCGTTTATTGCCCTGGCGGGTTTCAAAGTGGTGGCGGCGGATTACTCGCAAATCGAATTGCGCATCATGGCGCACCTCTCCGGCGATGCCGGTCTGGTGAAAGCGTTCCAGTTGGGTGAGGACATTCACCGCGCTACCGCCGCAGAAATCTTCGGCGTCGAATTGGCTGATGTGAGCGCTGACCAACGTCGCAACGCCAAGGCGATCAACTTTGGTCTGATTTATGGCATGTCCGCGTTTGGCCTGTCACGCCAGCTCGGTATTGAGCGCGGCGAGGCCCAGCAGTACATGAATCACTACTTTGAGCGTTACCCCGGTGTGGCGGATTACATGGAGCGCATCCGCAATCAGGCGCGTGACCAGGGTTACGTCGAGACCCTGTTTGGTCGTCGGCTTTACCTGCCGGAGATTCGTTCGTCCAACGCCCAGTTACGCCAGTACGCCGAGCGCACCGCTATCAACGCTCCCATGCAGGGTACGGCGGCAGACATCATCAAAAAGGCAATGATTGCCCTGCACCAGTGGATTGGGGATGACAACCAGGACGTGCGCATGATCATGCAGGTGCATGACGAACTGGTGTTTGAGGTGGCGGAAGGTGAGCTAACGCGAATTAACGGCGAGATCCGCCGGATCATGGAAGCGGCGGCCAGCCTGGATGTGCCGCTGGAAGTGGACGTGGGGGTGGGCAATAACTGGGACGAGGCACACTAGCCATAGATGAAGCTAAAAAAATTTTCAGAATGCTGAAACTTTTTCTATTGGTGTCCCTCTAACTTTGTACGAGCTCCCAGAATCGCCTGTTTGCCCCTCCCTCGAACAGGCACACCGATTCCCCAGAGTCGGTATGGCTCCCAACGGCCCCGGAACCCCCTCTCTCCCTCCGGGGCCATTTCTTTTCAGGTGGTTTCCAACGGCGGCAAATCCAGCCAGGTACAGAGTTTGGCCAGCACCGGCTCTAATCCAACCGCATTGAGCGACGAAAACAGCTGCACTTCATGATCAACTTTCCATTTCTGCAGTTCCTTGCGGACTTTCTGCAATTCGTTGCTGGCAGCGCCACGGCTGAGTTTGTCGGATTTGGTCAGCAGGACATGCACCGGGGTTTTGGTGGCCTCGCACCAGTCCAGCATGATTTGGTCGTAATCGCGCATGGCGTGGCGCACGTCCATGACCAGTACCAGTCCCTTGAGGCTGGCGCGCTGGCGAAAATAACCTTCCATCAGATTTCGCCAGTGGTCCTTTACTTCGAACGGAACCTTGGCAAAGCCGTATCCGGGCAGGTCGACCAGCCGGCGCTGTTCGTCCAGGGAGAAGAAAATGATTTGCTGGGTACGGCCCGGTGTTTTACTGGTGCGAGCCAGTGAATTCTGCCCGGTGATGGTATTTACGGCGCTGGATTTGCCGGCATTGGAGCGCCCGGCAAATCCCACTTCCAGACCGTTGTCCGCAGGCAATTGACTTATGGCATTCGCCGCCATGGTGAAAAAGGCGCGGCGGAGCGCGGGATGACGTAATTCGGCCACGGTTTAGTGTTTGCCTTTGCCGTACAGGATATTGGAGTAGGTGGCGACGTCGGAACTTAGACGGCGGAACAGGTGGTCAAGGCTGACGATGGCATGCTCCAGAATGTTCACTGCGATGTAGGGGTACTCAACACGCAGACGGTTGTACATGGTGCGTGACAGCTTCAGCAGCTGAGTATCATTTTTGAGCGCCATCATGCGCACTGAGCGAGGCTCCAGGTCAAAGAACGACATTTCACCCATCAATTCGCCTTCGTGAACGCGGCCCACTTCGGTTTCGTTGGTGCCATCGACATGGATCAAGCCGGCCTGCCCTTTGATAACGAAGTACAACGACTCACCGACAGTGCCAATTTCGGCAATGATCTGGTTTTTGCTGAAGGTGACCACTTCGGTATAGTCCAACAGCAACTGGACTTCTTTGATAGTCAGCGATTCACACAAGTGTTGCTGATTAAGAAATTGAATCAGATTGATCTTTTCCGAGGTCATACTGCCCTCCAGGCAAAATACTGAGTTAAACGATCATATACCGCGGATGTTAACAAACTTTATTGTTTTAACCTATGAAATCCGCTAGTCTGGCCGCGGTACTACGGGAGGTAAATCATGAAAAAAATCGCTCTGATCTTTTGTGCTTTGTTTATGCTGGCCCCTTTGGCCACAGTTTCTGCCGCTGAATTTAAGGAAGGCGTGCAGTACATCAAGCTTGCCGATCCACAACCCACCAGCACCGGCGACAAGGTCGAGGTGATGGAGTTTTTCTGGTACGGCTGTCCGCACTGTTTTCGTTTTGAGCCATTCGTTGAGCGCTTGGTAAAACAGCTTCCTGCCAATGCCCAGTTTGTGCGCACCCCGGCAATGTTCCGCGCTACGTGGGAACTGCATGCTCGCGCCTATTACGCGGCAGAAATTTTGGGTGTGCTTGAGAAAGTACACAAGCCCATGTTCAATGCGCTGCACTTGGAACAACGTACGCTGGAAACGGATGAGCAGATTACCAAACTGTTCGTTGAGCAAGGCGTAGACAAGGAATCATTCACCAAGACTTTCCGCTCGTTCGCGGTAGAAACCCGAATTCGCCGCGCCAAGACGCTGGCTGAACGCTACAACCTTGATGGTGTGCCCGCAGTTATTGTTAACGGCAAGTACATGGTCAATGGCCGTACCGCAGGCGGCAATGCGCAAATGCTGCAAGTGATCGAATATCTGGTGAAGCAAGAATCCAGATAACGCCGGGTTTCATGGGCGTAAAAAAGGCGGGAATTCCCCGCCTTTTTTATTTGGCGTACAAATCCGGATACGGTGGCGGACGCTTTTTGAAGCGGCGATGTGACCACAAATACTGTTCCGGAGCGCGGCGGGTGTGTTCTTCGATCAATTGATGATAAATCGCCACGTCCTGTTTTTCGTCGCCGGAAGGAATGCCGACTGCCGGTTGCAACCGCAGCAGATAGCGACCACTGTCCTGGCGCTGGACAAAAAACGGCACAATGGCGGCACCACTGACCTTGGCCAGCCGTGACAGTGCGGTGTTGCAGGTGGCATCGATGCCAAAAAACGGCGCCATGATGTAGTGCTTGTCGTTGTAGCCCTGGTCCGAGGCGTACCACACCACCCTGCCCTGTTTGAGCGAGCGCACCAGTTGGCGAATGTCGGTTTCGGTGATCATGTTGGCCATGTGGATGTTGCGGTAATGGCTGATGACATGTTCTTTGAAGGCATGTTTGTGCGCCTGGTACATGGCGTCCAGTCCTTCTGCCAGTTGGTCGTTCATGATGCGATTGCCCAGTTCCAGCGAGGTGAAATGCGCGCTGAGCAGAATTACCCCCCGGCTTTGGTCCGTCCACTGGCGGATGTGTTCCATGCCTTCCACATCGACCAGTTTTTGCAGGGCGGACTTGTCTTCCCACCAGGCGATACCGGTTTCCACCAGCGCCATGCCCAGTGACTGGAAATGTTTTTTAACGATGGCTTGTTGCGCGGAGCTGTCCAGCTCAGGAAAGCAGTGGCGAATATTGACCGAGGTGACATGGCGGCGAGAACCCGCAGCCGCATAGGCGAGTCGACCAATCATGCGCCCCACGGCCAATCGCGCGGGATGCGGCAACGTGGTGACGAGGCGCAGCGCGCCAATGCCCAGCCAATCGGGCCAGTAGCGGGGGTGAGTAAAGGGTTTGGCGAACAGCTTGTGAGACACGCGATAATCAGGCCTGTGATACACTATGTCACGTATTGTAACTGTTTGAGCGAGATAGCTAAATGCTA encodes the following:
- a CDS encoding TIGR00730 family Rossman fold protein, producing MTSQHKLSHPGMAPASDTMLSRESWKIFQIMAEFVEGFERMAQIRPSVSIFGSARTPVDHPYYKQTEDIARALSDAGFSVVSGGGPGIMEAANKGAFEGKSPSIGLNIQLPKEQVGNPYQDISLSFRHFFSRKVMFVKYAAAYVVMPGGFGTLDELAEILTLVQTRKSRRIPIILVNKPFWQGLLSWFEHSLIAEGMINPEDMQLIQLLDDPKEIVEAIFNHYEHSGFEPSAEEAEIMLDL
- a CDS encoding thiol:disulfide interchange protein DsbA/DsbL; translated protein: MKKIALIFCALFMLAPLATVSAAEFKEGVQYIKLADPQPTSTGDKVEVMEFFWYGCPHCFRFEPFVERLVKQLPANAQFVRTPAMFRATWELHARAYYAAEILGVLEKVHKPMFNALHLEQRTLETDEQITKLFVEQGVDKESFTKTFRSFAVETRIRRAKTLAERYNLDGVPAVIVNGKYMVNGRTAGGNAQMLQVIEYLVKQESR
- a CDS encoding cyclic nucleotide-binding domain-containing protein; the protein is MTSEKINLIQFLNQQHLCESLTIKEVQLLLDYTEVVTFSKNQIIAEIGTVGESLYFVIKGQAGLIHVDGTNETEVGRVHEGELMGEMSFFDLEPRSVRMMALKNDTQLLKLSRTMYNRLRVEYPYIAVNILEHAIVSLDHLFRRLSSDVATYSNILYGKGKH
- a CDS encoding DUF2782 domain-containing protein, which encodes MTTLRTLLLATLATLAWLPSAQAEGDDVEPEITIRSQQNESIIEEYRVNGNLYMIKVTPKKGPSYFLVDSNGDGELDQRKSDLDPHMLIPRWVLFSW
- a CDS encoding homoserine kinase; amino-acid sequence: MSVYTSLTWAELLDFSHGYDIGQLDSFTGIHSGIINTNFQLQTTRDKYVLTIFERLSSEQVRYFLQLKQFLYQQGLPIALPIANHHGQLVTTLKGKPAALIQFQPGRSIFSVSPQQAFAVGAVLAQLHLACRDFPAGPESNLRGLKWMKRSFQALGGQIDGTQRALIQTELDFQAHHWVDDLPGGVIHGDLFRDNCLMLGDQVSAVLDWYAASVDHWLFDLAICINDWCGDHEGSLEANLVDAMLAGYQSVRPLTNAEQQAFDWALRRAALRFYLSRLLDMHNPQPGELTHIKDPEEFGRLLRHFRDQTIAA
- a CDS encoding c-type cytochrome, whose translation is MKKLQGTFAVAMLLSATLQSANATEMPQLAKKSGCTACHAIDHKIVGPAWVDVAKRYKDLEAARGVLIERVKKGTKGNWTDVTKGVPMPPYSPRVTDENIEKLVDFILSL
- the yihA gene encoding ribosome biogenesis GTP-binding protein YihA/YsxC — encoded protein: MAELRHPALRRAFFTMAANAISQLPADNGLEVGFAGRSNAGKSSAVNTITGQNSLARTSKTPGRTQQIIFFSLDEQRRLVDLPGYGFAKVPFEVKDHWRNLMEGYFRQRASLKGLVLVMDVRHAMRDYDQIMLDWCEATKTPVHVLLTKSDKLSRGAASNELQKVRKELQKWKVDHEVQLFSSLNAVGLEPVLAKLCTWLDLPPLETT
- a CDS encoding lipid A biosynthesis lauroyl acyltransferase, which encodes MSHKLFAKPFTHPRYWPDWLGIGALRLVTTLPHPARLAVGRMIGRLAYAAAGSRRHVTSVNIRHCFPELDSSAQQAIVKKHFQSLGMALVETGIAWWEDKSALQKLVDVEGMEHIRQWTDQSRGVILLSAHFTSLELGNRIMNDQLAEGLDAMYQAHKHAFKEHVISHYRNIHMANMITETDIRQLVRSLKQGRVVWYASDQGYNDKHYIMAPFFGIDATCNTALSRLAKVSGAAIVPFFVQRQDSGRYLLRLQPAVGIPSGDEKQDVAIYHQLIEEHTRRAPEQYLWSHRRFKKRPPPYPDLYAK
- the polA gene encoding DNA polymerase I; amino-acid sequence: MNNKPLILVDGSSYLYRAFHAMPNFSNSKGEPTGAIYGVINMMKRLLRDYDTDRVIMVFDAKGKTFRDEMYPEYKANRPSMPDELRGQIEPIHQILQAMGFPILMIEGVEADDVIGTLAAHASQAGQRTIISTGDKDMAQLVNEHVQLVNTMTETHMDIDGVVEKFGVPPQLIVDYLALIGDKVDNIPGVPSCGPKTAVKWLTTYGSLQGVIDHADEIGGKVGEKLRETLPQLPLSYQLATIKCDVPLEASLDSLRMSTPNNAVLADQFQRWEFRTWLREVKQAGTVQQEMDLGMPEIEEELPASSPATVKRNYQIITEQAQLDDWLQRLSTATLFAFDTETTSLEYMQAQIVGVSFAIEPGEAAYVPLAHDYDGAPAQLDRASVLAQLKPLLENPAQTKIGQNLKYDMNVLGNYGIALRGIAFDTMLESYVLDSVGRHDMDSLAEKHLGETTIHFEDIAGKGAKQKTFNQIEVAVAGEYAAEDADITLRLHRALWPQLGKTQTLPKVFNEIELPLVTVLSRLERNGVLVDANLLAIQSGELTQRLAEVEQQAYDLADGAFNLNSPKQIQEILFEKQGIPVIKKTPGGQPSTAEPVLQELAENYPLPRLILEHRSLAKLKSTYTDKLPQMIDANTGRVHTSYHQAVAATGRLSSSDPNLQNIPVRTQEGRRIRQAFIALAGFKVVAADYSQIELRIMAHLSGDAGLVKAFQLGEDIHRATAAEIFGVELADVSADQRRNAKAINFGLIYGMSAFGLSRQLGIERGEAQQYMNHYFERYPGVADYMERIRNQARDQGYVETLFGRRLYLPEIRSSNAQLRQYAERTAINAPMQGTAADIIKKAMIALHQWIGDDNQDVRMIMQVHDELVFEVAEGELTRINGEIRRIMEAAASLDVPLEVDVGVGNNWDEAH